The following coding sequences lie in one Candidatus Methylomirabilota bacterium genomic window:
- a CDS encoding AbrB/MazE/SpoVT family DNA-binding domain-containing protein has translation MKTTIDATGRLVIPKDIRREAGLKPGMPLEVRWAEGRIEIAPAPLPVKLVRRGRLLVAVPREDVT, from the coding sequence ATGAAAACTACCATTGATGCCACCGGGCGTTTGGTCATTCCCAAAGACATCCGCCGAGAGGCCGGGCTCAAGCCCGGCATGCCGCTCGAGGTCCGCTGGGCAGAGGGACGGATCGAGATCGCCCCTGCACCGTTGCCCGTCAAGCTCGTGCGCCGGGGCCGGCTGCTGGTCGCGGTTCCCCGAGAGGATGTGAC